One genomic segment of Linepithema humile isolate Giens D197 chromosome 5, Lhum_UNIL_v1.0, whole genome shotgun sequence includes these proteins:
- the Nfs1 gene encoding cysteine desulfurase yields MRITIRMFRSMRCSIFTLHRVKNRRCLHTCGQQLSEVTEYESPITEEYKKGPMEGRSLYLDAQATTPLDPRVLDKMMPYLTVYHGNPHSRTHMYGWESEAAVEHARQQIADLIGADKKEVVFTSGATECNNIAVKGVARFYKAKKNHVVTTQTEHKCVLDSCRALEAEGFDVTYIPVKSNGLIDLSELEAAIKPSTSLVSVMMVNNEIGVKQPIQEIGAICRQKKVFFHTDAAQAIGKVPIDVNAMNIDLMSISGHKLYGPKGIGALYVRRRPRVRVEPLQSGGGQERGMRSGTVPAPLAVGLGAACELAMTEMDYDHRYINELSNHLIEKIMTSLPQVVRNGDPVNWYPGCVNLSFACVEGESLLMALKDVALSSGSACTSASLEPSYVLRAIGASEDLAHSSIRFGIGRFTTLEEIDYTAENTIRQVKRLREMSPLWEMVEDGIDLKTIKWTQH; encoded by the exons ATGAGAATAACGATTAGAATGTTTCGATCAATGAGGTGTTCGATTTTCACGCTACATCGCGTGAAAAATCGCCGTTGTTTGCACACATGCGGTCAGCAGTTGTCAGAAGTTACAGAATATGAGT CTCCTATTACAGAGGAATATAAGAAGGGTCCAATGGAGGGTAGGTCCCTTTATTTAGATGCCCAAGCTACTACTCCACTG GATCCCCGGGTGTTGGATAAGATGATGCCATATCTAACAGTGTATCATGGTAACCCACATTCCAGAACTCACATGTATGGTTGGGAATCAGAGGCAGCAGTTGAGCATGCTCGTCAG CAAATTGCAGATCTGATTGGAGCAGACAAAAAGGAAGTGGTATTTACTTCTGGTGCAACAGAATGTAACAATATAGCTGTGAAAGGCGTGGCAAGGTTCTACAAAGCAAAGAAAAATCATGTTGTGACGACCCAGACA GAACACAAATGTGTATTAGATTCGTGTAGAGCCTTGGAAGCAGAAGGATTTGATGTAACATATATTCCTGTTAAATCAAATGGTCTTATAGATCTCAGCGAATTAGAAGCAGCTATTAAACCATCTACATCTCTAGTTTCTGTAATGATGGTAAATAATGAGATTGGTGTTAAACAGCCTATTCAGGAAATTGGCGCTATTTGTAGGCAA aaaaaagttttcttcCACACAGATGCTGCACAAGCTATAGGCAAAGTACCAATCGATGTTAACGCCATGAACATTGATCTTATGTCTATCAGCGGGCATAAACTATATGGCCCAAAAg gcATTGGAGCCTTGTATGTCAGAAGAAGACCACGAGTGCGAGTGGAACCATTGCAAAGTGGAGGTGGACAAGAGAGAGGAATGAGAAGCGGTACTGTGCCAGCACCCTTAGCTGTGGGACTGGGTGCCGCTTGTGAATTAGCAATGACTGAAATGGAC TACGATCACAGATATATCAACGAGCTATCAAATCATctaattgagaaaataatgaCAAGCTTACCACAAGTTGTACGAAACGGCGATCCCGTGAACTGGTATCCCGGCTGCGTGAATTTGTCATTTGCATGCGTCGAGGGTGAATCATTACTGATGGCTTTAAAGGATGTGGCACTGAGCAGCGGTTCTGCTTGCACCAGCGCGAGCTTGGAACCCAGCTACGTGTTGAGAGCAATTGGCGCTTCGGAAGACTTGGCTCATTCCAGTATTAG GTTTGGCATCGGCCGATTTACAACATTAGAAGAAATCGATTACACCGCCGAAAATACGATACGGCAAGTGAAGCGACTTCGGGAAATGAG CCCATTGTGGGAGATGGTGGAAGATGGTATCGATTTGAAAACTATTAAGTGGACTCAACATTAG
- the LOC105675275 gene encoding odorant receptor 4-like isoform X2, with product MESYCKHATDYEKTVLQQYVDRCATFYAVVMISFYSTTCVAISAPLFTSAPFPTYAKYPFDVNYQPLKTIIYAQQSLSGLQFSSMLCVSLLVALLLWFTTARFDILCNELRKALTVYELIQCIQKHQQLLRYANDVIENVRFLVLTVVGANAISVICTGAIFATRQPLIINVQFFLMTVISFCDVFTCCWPADSLLTASSDIAQATYESLWYYHNTDKQKNLIFILLKCRKPVILTVGCFIPILSLRYFSSYLSTGFSYMTTLHMMMTENNTNEV from the exons ATGGAAAGTTACTGTAAACATGCTACAGATTACGAGAAAACTGTTTTGCAACAATATGTCGACAGATGCGCGACATTTTATGCTGTGGTGATGATATCATTTTATTCGACAACATGTGTAGCCATAAGCGCACCATTGTTCACATCCGCGCCTTTTCCAACTTATGCTAAATATCCGTTTGATGTAAATTATCAACCgctaaaaactattatttatgcGCAGCAAAGTTTAAGTGGCCTACAGTTCTCGTCAATGTTGTGCGTCAGTTTGCTCGTTGCACTTTTACTTTGGTTTACGACAGCTAGGTTCGACATATTATGCAACGAATTACGAAAGGCGTTAACTGTTTACGAATTGATACAGTGCATTCAGAAACACCAGCAATTGCTACG ATACGCTAACGATGTTATTGAAAATGTTCGTTTTCTGGTTTTGACAGTAGTAGGGGCTAATGCAATATCCGTAATATGTACCGGTGCCATTTTTGCCACT CGACAACCATTAATTATCAACGTACAGTTTTTTTTGATGACTGTCATCAGTTTTTGTGATGTGTTTACGTGTTGTTGGCCCGCCGACAGTCTGTTAACTGca AGTTCGGACATTGCCCAAGCGACTTATGAATCTCTATGGTATTATCATAATACAGACAAGCAAAAGAATTTGATTTTCATTCTATTAAAATGCCGGAAACCAGTTATTCTTACTGTCGGTTGCTTCATaccaattttatcattaagaTACTTTAGTTCg TATCTTTCAACGGGCTTTTCTTATATGACGACTTTGCATATGATGATGACGGAAAATAATACAAACGAAGTCTAA
- the LOC105675275 gene encoding odorant receptor 4-like isoform X1 yields MPRKITLESAIVYIKWSLVLSLSWPLPITATKWQIIRFKILAVLSHINIVCFLVPLLILIQDCSDQRVVCIQSYPLICGCFHFWMSVGICHIQYKRFQSLIAEMESYCKHATDYEKTVLQQYVDRCATFYAVVMISFYSTTCVAISAPLFTSAPFPTYAKYPFDVNYQPLKTIIYAQQSLSGLQFSSMLCVSLLVALLLWFTTARFDILCNELRKALTVYELIQCIQKHQQLLRYANDVIENVRFLVLTVVGANAISVICTGAIFATRQPLIINVQFFLMTVISFCDVFTCCWPADSLLTASSDIAQATYESLWYYHNTDKQKNLIFILLKCRKPVILTVGCFIPILSLRYFSSYLSTGFSYMTTLHMMMTENNTNEV; encoded by the exons ATGCCGAGAAAGATAACACTGGAAAGTgctattgtttatataaaatggaGCTTAGTTCTATCCCTTTCTTGGCCGTTGCCAATTACTGCTACAAAATGGCAAATAATCCGCTTTAAGATATTAGCCGTTTTAAGTCATATAAATATAGTGTGTTTTTTGGTGCCATTGCTCATACTTATTCAAGATTGCAGTGACCAACGTGTAGTTTGCATTCAATCATATCCATTGATCTGTGGTTGTTTCCATTTTTGGATGTCAGTGGGAATTTGTCATATTCAGTACAAACGTTTCCAA TCATTGATTGCTGAGATGGAAAGTTACTGTAAACATGCTACAGATTACGAGAAAACTGTTTTGCAACAATATGTCGACAGATGCGCGACATTTTATGCTGTGGTGATGATATCATTTTATTCGACAACATGTGTAGCCATAAGCGCACCATTGTTCACATCCGCGCCTTTTCCAACTTATGCTAAATATCCGTTTGATGTAAATTATCAACCgctaaaaactattatttatgcGCAGCAAAGTTTAAGTGGCCTACAGTTCTCGTCAATGTTGTGCGTCAGTTTGCTCGTTGCACTTTTACTTTGGTTTACGACAGCTAGGTTCGACATATTATGCAACGAATTACGAAAGGCGTTAACTGTTTACGAATTGATACAGTGCATTCAGAAACACCAGCAATTGCTACG ATACGCTAACGATGTTATTGAAAATGTTCGTTTTCTGGTTTTGACAGTAGTAGGGGCTAATGCAATATCCGTAATATGTACCGGTGCCATTTTTGCCACT CGACAACCATTAATTATCAACGTACAGTTTTTTTTGATGACTGTCATCAGTTTTTGTGATGTGTTTACGTGTTGTTGGCCCGCCGACAGTCTGTTAACTGca AGTTCGGACATTGCCCAAGCGACTTATGAATCTCTATGGTATTATCATAATACAGACAAGCAAAAGAATTTGATTTTCATTCTATTAAAATGCCGGAAACCAGTTATTCTTACTGTCGGTTGCTTCATaccaattttatcattaagaTACTTTAGTTCg TATCTTTCAACGGGCTTTTCTTATATGACGACTTTGCATATGATGATGACGGAAAATAATACAAACGAAGTCTAA
- the RabX6 gene encoding uncharacterized protein RabX6 — protein sequence MATVKVTEQKVILCGEYGVGKTSIFRRFANNTFVASNDRKSTLGLDNIDKEYVVEDRRIRLQLWDTGGMERVASVTSSYYKFAEAAILVFALDNSTSFHLLSQHLLDIVTYAENAKIFLCGNKSDLESVAPQVTDAEMEQFCEQCHNLISGIYKTSCKTGEGVNEMFEDIAQHLVEANRSRMELHEMDKDRFKISYIDEAADPSCLC from the exons ATGGCGACTGTCAAAGTAACAGAGCAGAAGGTTATCCTGTGTGGCGAGTACGGCGTCGGCAAGACGTCTATATTTCGGCGCTTCGCCAATAACACGTTCGTCGCCAGTAATGATCGTAAGTCAACACTGGGTCTTGACAACATCGATAAGGAATATGTTGTTGAGGACAGACGAATACGT TTACAATTATGGGATACTGGCGGTATGGAAAGAGTGGCATCGGTTACTTCAAGTTATTACAAGTTTGCAGAAGCTGCCATTCTCGTATTCGCCCTGGATAACTCAACATCGTTTCATTTATTATCCCAACATTTGCTGGACATAGTTACGTATGCAGAAAATGCAAAGATATTCCTTTGTGGGAACAAAAGTGACTTGGAGAGCGTTGCGCCACAAGTTACGGATGCAGAGATGGAGCAATTTtg cgAACAATGTCACAATCTGATTTCgggaatatataaaacatcaTGTAAAACTGGCGAAGGAGTAAACGAGATGTTTGAGGATATAGCGCAACATCTAGTTGAAGCTAATCGATCGCGAATGGAGCTCCATGAGATGGACAAGGATCGATTTAAGATCTCGTACATCGATGAAGCAGCTGATCCATCGTGTTTATGTTAA